One stretch of Clavelina lepadiformis chromosome 6, kaClaLepa1.1, whole genome shotgun sequence DNA includes these proteins:
- the LOC143461729 gene encoding brother of CDO-like codes for MHLISLHSAYLLWILFLYCCTTCSGKDVSLPQDPLFDGKASKYFDYFPSNNLEDLPNAPVITSLGRTSKSDTYLLSWTSEASIAAIQAFYIRYKKVSSKEWKYVSVPANGTSLQLSGLDGSSVYQVEMVKILLDKRTSHPAMSSFRTGKAHGGASLAPHQPKLPSEHGCNRRRKLHKLLPNCTDRSGTTSSGPKVPDAPESPHVTVTSPSSVTLTWGPRSNGGSPIIGYKIQLRAMKRQKSGWKNVTKISSADTRTYPIMGLKRGTSYKFRVIAINKVGESTPSSASSHEPLPPIVLTTAPEITNATIANGSLYLQWRYDGPDSYNFKGFYLNYVLNRKKHKKRRIKNPSVSSYTLHNLKGGSSYSIRLQAFNAHGPSPLSNEVLVEDDEVEFLFDLEPDLYHPDPSLIDGWNEDRDTEVNNNARTRSSQRDTAILIAGGALGFVVIILAASAIIYHKKFSLRSGQTQTESKQNDSKGQRKSALRSKITGQLCCTDEKDGSRGQCTPVTPPQCACYSGANSPPHINESCGLMTDCMHSNRTSVSHTILPGNGGLPYSRGAGSPMYAMVCDGRQLQCCAAAGIAPLWWVRGTDGEFCHIIPHDAKPRQKAIEESAPDDAQSRESPACSELLITRAHDSHVVECTLNDNDVTLNVADVDDVTLNVTDADDATEHGSANESSSSDIGDERPCSNVVTSSRSSDVTESADDVGNRLQNAETTSD; via the exons ATGCATCTCATTTCACTGCACTCTGCATATTTATTAtggattttatttctttattgttgtaCGACATGCTCAGGAAaag ATGTATCTCTGCCACAAGACCCACTTTTCGATGGCAAAGCCAGTAAATATTTTGACTATTTCCCTTCAAACAATTTAGAG GATCTCCCCAATGCTCCTGTCATTACGAGTTTAGGGCGTACGTCGAAATCAGACACTTATCTTTTATCATGGACATCTGAAGCGAGCATAGCTGCAATTCAAGCCTTCTATATCAGATATAAAAAG GTTTCATCCAAAGAATGGAAGTACGTATCAGTCCCTGCAAATGGAACATCGCTTCAGCTAAGCGGCCTTGATGGATCGAGCGTGTATCAGGTTGAAATGGTTAAGATTCTTCTTGATAAGCGCACCAGTCACCCTGCTATGTCGTCGTTTCGAACAGGAAAGG CTCATGGTGGCGCTTCTCTGGCGCCACATCAACCGAAATTGCCGTCGGAACACGGCTGTAATCGCCGACGTAAATTGCACAAACTCTTGCCGAATTGCACAGACAGATCAG gTACAACTTCGTCCGGTCCGAAAGTCCCAGATGCACCCGAATCCCCCCACGTTACTGTGACGTCACCGAGTTCGGTTACCCTAACGTGGGGGCCCCGATCGAACGGGGGTTCACCCATCATAGGCTACAAG ATACAATTGAGAGCGATGAAACGGCAGAAAAGTGGTTGGAAGAACGTCACCAAGATATCATCGGCCGACACCAGGACCTACCCCATAATGGGCTTGAAAAGGG GGACTTCGTATAAATTCCGCGTGATCGCCATAAACAAAGTGGGTGAATCGACCCCCTCGTCCGCTTCCTCCCATGAGCCCCTACCCCCTATCGTGCTGACCACAGCCCCCGAAATCACAAACGCAACCATAGCTAACGGGAGTCTCTATCTACAGTGGAGG TACGATGGACCGGACTCCTACAATTTCAAAGGCTTTTACCTCAATTACGTTTTGAACCGGAAAAAACACAAGAAAAGGCGAATCAAGAATCCGTCGGTTTCTTCTTACACCTTGCACAATCTCAAGGGGGGCTCGAGTTATTCGATTAGGCTGCAG GCCTTCAACGCCCATGGACCGTCACCGCTGTCCAACGAGGTCCTGGTGGAGGACGATGAAGTGGAATTCCTCTTTGATCTGGAACCTGATCTCTATCATCCGGACCCGTCGTTAATCG ATGGTTGGAACGAAGACAGAGACACCGAAGTGAACAATAACGCCCGCACCCGCTCCTCCCAGAGGGATACAGCTATTTTAATCGCTGGTGGAGCACTGGGCTTTGTTGTTATAATTCTGGCCGCATCCGCTATCATATACCACAAGAAATTCTCACTGCGAAGTGGACAGACACAAACGGAGTCAAAACAAAACGA TTCAAAAGGTCAACGGAAATCTGCCCTCCGGTCAAAGATCACGGGTCAACTTTGTTGCACGGACGAGAAGGATGGTAGTAGGGGTCAATGTACCCCCGTTACCCCTCCCCAGTGCGCTTGTTACAGTGGGGCCAATTCGCCCCCCCACATCAACGAATCGTGCGGCTTGATGACGGATTGCATGCATTCGAACCGCACCTCCGTCTCCCACACAATCCTGCCCGGTAACGGGGGGTTGCCCTATTCGCGGGGTGCGGGAAGCCCCATGTATGCGATGGTGTGCGATGGCAGGCAGTTGCAGTGCTGTGCCGCCGCTGGGATCGCTCCGTTGTGGTGGGTCAGGGGTACGGACGGGGAATTTTGTCACATCATACCCCACGATGCCAAGCCCCGGCAGAAGGCGATCGAGGAATCGGCCCCCGACGATGCTCAGTCCCGGGAATCCCCCGCCTGCAGTGAACTCCTTATAACGCGCGCCCACGACAGCCACGTCGTGGAATGCACGTTGAACGACAATGACGTCACCCTCAACGTAGCCGACGTTGATGACGTCACCCTTAATGTAACCGACGCTGATGACGCCACAGAACATGGTTCCGCAAACGAATCGTCTTCGAGTGACATCGGTGATGAGAGACCTTGTTCAAATGTCGTTACGAGTTCCAGAAGTAGTGACGTCACCGAAAGTGCCGATGACGTCGGTAATAGACTTCAAAATGCGGAAACGACGTCAGATTAG
- the LOC143463082 gene encoding lens fiber membrane intrinsic protein-like: protein MQLKVALSVEIILTLTVLILTIVSEATSSWVVSGSGVGETSLGLWQSCANGRCFAITDAPPFFEAVRAMSILAIISQALALFAIGYAFKDPKYHPKMCTSFLSMAGLFMVIAMAVFTGKARLSSYGYSYVLGWVSAVANGLVSIVVGCLHR from the exons ATGCAACTCAAAGTAGCCCTTTCGGTGGAAATCATTCTGACATTGACTGTCTTAATCTTGACAATCGTAAGCGAAGCAACGTCATCTTGGGTTGTAAGTGGTTCTGGCGTTGGCGAGACGTCGTTGGGTTTATGGCAATCTTGTGCCAACGGTAGATGTTTCGCCATCACAGACGCCCCTCCTTTCTTTGAAGCTGTTAGGGCGATGAGCATACTGGCCATTATAAGCCAAGCTCTGGCCCTCTTCGCAATTGGCTACGCTTTTAAGGACCCAAAGTATCACCCTAAGATGTGCACCAGTTTTCTTTCAATGGCAG GTTTGTTCATGGTCATAGCAATGGCTGTATTCACCGGGAAGGCCAGGCTTTCTTCTTACGGCTACTCGTATGTTCTGGGATGGGTGTCAGCCGTCGCAAATGGTTTAGTGTCTATAGTCGTAGGTTGCCTCCATAGATAA